DNA sequence from the Oryza brachyantha chromosome 5, ObraRS2, whole genome shotgun sequence genome:
TTGTCCTCAAACACCATGTCGGGGCAGCTTCCGGTGAGCATTGGACGAATGGCATTGTTGGAGGTGATAGATGTTAGCAGAAACCAGTTCAGTGGAGGCGTCCCGCCGGAGATTGGAGGTGCAGTCGCGCTCCGGAAATTGCTGATGGGGAGTAATTCACTCGCTGGCATCATTCCAGAGCAGATTGGGAATTGCAGATCACTGATTGCGCTGTAAGTGATCTTTTTCTCAACATAACTACCCAGTCTTGCTGTTTGACTAGCAGTAGCTTCTACTTTGTTTTTGATGTGTTAGCACTAGCCTGCTCTCTGGTTCCTAGGTTGCAGATGCCATGGAGAAAGTGATGGCTATgtcttattttctgtttgtaagCACTAAGCCAGCAATGCCGGAACCATGCCTGTCTTGTTGCTTTGGTTGTATCCTAGTGTCTGTGCCCATGCTTTTCTTCGATAGACTAAAAAAAGCTTAAGTCAAAGTATATAAGAAATGCTAATGCTTCTTAAAGAACATATAAATTACAATGTACAAGGCGAAGTATGTTGCATCattaatatcaaaattttgtcacTATTTCATTTTATAAGTGTATGGTTCTTTTCTTGTATTGCAGGGATCTATCTCAGAACAAGCTTACAGGGCCTATTCCTGCAACCATAGGCAACCTCACCAGTCTCCAAATGGTTGATTTCTCGGAGAATAAGCTGAATGGGACTCTTCCAGTGGAGCTCTCTAAACTCACAAGCCTTCGTGTCTTCAATGTCTCGCACAATCTGCTATCAGGAAACCTCCCTATCAGTCATTTTTTTGATAACATCCCTGATTCTTTCATCTTGGACAATGCTGGACTTTGCAGTTCACAGAGAGACAATTCCTGCAGCGGAATCATGCCAAAGCCAATTGTTTTTAACCCCAACGCCTCATCGGATCCCATCTCAGAGGTTTCCCCAGGTGCCCCCAGCAGCCAGCACCACAAGAAGATCATATTGAGCATATCTACACTGATTGCCATTGTGGGTGGGGCGTTGATTGTTGTTGGCGTGGTAACCATCACAGTGCTCAACCGTCGTGTCCGCACTGCAGCCTCCCACTCTGCTGTTCCCACTGCACTATCTGATGATTATGATAGCCAATCCCCAGAGAATGAAGCCAATCCTGGCAAGCTTGTCATGTTTGGCAGGGGCAGCCCAGATTTCAGTGCAGGTGGGCATGCTTTGCTGAACAAGGATTGCGAACTTGGGCGAGGAGGCTTTGGTACGGTCTACAAGGCAGTTCTAAGAGATGGCCAGCCTGTGGCCATCAAGAAGCTGACAGTGTCAAGCTTGGTCAAGTCAGAGGATGACTTCAGGCGGCAGGTTAAGCTTCTAGGCAAGGTGCAGCACCATAATATTGTGACCCTCAGAGGCTTCTACTGGACTTCCTCACTGCAGCTCCTCATCTATGACTTTGTGCCTGGCGGCAACTTGTATCAGCACCTGCATGAGTGCTCAGCAGAGAGATCGGCTTCATGGATGGAAAGGTTTGGCATAGTCATTGGTGTAGCCCGTGCGCTTGCGCACCTGCACCGCCATGGGATAATCCACTACAACCTGAAGTCAAGCAATGTCTTGCTAGATAGTAATGGTGAGCCGAGGGTTGGTGACTATGGTCTCGTGAAGCTGCTGCCTATGCTCGATCGCTACGTTCTGAGCAGCAAGATACAGAGCGCGCTAGGGTACATGGCACCAGAGTTCACATGCAGGACTGTCAATGTCACAGAGAAGTGCGACGTCTATGGTTTCGGGGTGCTAATTCTTGAGATTTTGACAGGCAGGAGGCCAGTTGAGTACTTAGAAGACGATGTCATCGTGCTGTCCGATGTGGTCAG
Encoded proteins:
- the LOC102700061 gene encoding probable LRR receptor-like serine/threonine-protein kinase IRK, which translates into the protein MAAAAAAPLLLLLLLPLAAADAVNDDVLALVVFKSGVSDPEGRLAPWSEDADRACAWPGVSCDARTGRVDALALPAAGLSGRLPRSALLRLDALLSLALPGNGLSGPLPDALPPRVRALDLSANALSGCLPAALASCGSLVSLNLSGNLLSGPVPDGIWSLPSLRSLDLSGNQLSGSVPGGFPRSSSLRVLDLSRNRLEGEIPADVGEAGLLKSLDVGHNLFTGGLPESLRRLSGLSSLGAGGNALAGELPAWIGEMAALERLDLSGNRFVGSIPDGISGCKNLVEIDLSRNALTGELPWWVFGLALQRVSLAGNALSGWVKAPSDNASALQGLDLSGNAFSGVIPPEIASLSKLQHLNLSSNTMSGQLPVSIGRMALLEVIDVSRNQFSGGVPPEIGGAVALRKLLMGSNSLAGIIPEQIGNCRSLIALDLSQNKLTGPIPATIGNLTSLQMVDFSENKLNGTLPVELSKLTSLRVFNVSHNLLSGNLPISHFFDNIPDSFILDNAGLCSSQRDNSCSGIMPKPIVFNPNASSDPISEVSPGAPSSQHHKKIILSISTLIAIVGGALIVVGVVTITVLNRRVRTAASHSAVPTALSDDYDSQSPENEANPGKLVMFGRGSPDFSAGGHALLNKDCELGRGGFGTVYKAVLRDGQPVAIKKLTVSSLVKSEDDFRRQVKLLGKVQHHNIVTLRGFYWTSSLQLLIYDFVPGGNLYQHLHECSAERSASWMERFGIVIGVARALAHLHRHGIIHYNLKSSNVLLDSNGEPRVGDYGLVKLLPMLDRYVLSSKIQSALGYMAPEFTCRTVNVTEKCDVYGFGVLILEILTGRRPVEYLEDDVIVLSDVVRAALDEGRVEDCLDRRLSGEFSMEEAMLIIKLGLVCTSQVPSHRPDMGEVVSMLEMVRSSQGTPEDELV